A genome region from Babesia bigemina genome assembly Bbig001, chromosome : I includes the following:
- a CDS encoding clathrin assembly protein small subunit, putative: MIEFVLMINRQGQTRLSRYYKDLSVAEKCALEGEIIRKCICRDETQSSFMQIRQHKIVYRRYASLYIVIGATESENELALLELIHHLVETMDSYFESVCELDIMFNLEKAHYILNEMIANGRILDANRSHILQPMHLLDKAPQSGL; encoded by the exons ATGATAGAATTCGTGCTTATGATAAACAGGCAGGGCCAAACGAGGCTCAGCCGGTACTACAAGGACCTGTCTGTGGCCGAAAAGTGCGCGCTCGAAGGGGAGATCATCCGCAAGTGCATCTGCCGCGACGAGACACAGTCCTCGTTCATGCAGATTCGACAGCACAAGATCGTATATCGCAG GTACGCCAgcctctacatcgtcatcGGTGCCACGGAGAGCGAAAACGAGCTCGCGCTGCTCGAGCTCATACACCACCTGGTGGAGACCATGGACTCCTACTTCGAGTCAGTCTGCGAGCTGGACATCATGTTCAACCTCGAGAAGGCGCATTACATCCTCAACGAGATGATCGCAAACGGCAGGATCCTTGACGCCAACCGTTCGCACATCCTGCAGCCGATGCACCTGCTGGACAAGGCTCCGCAAAGCGGACTGTAA
- a CDS encoding eukaryotic initiation factor 4A-3 (eIF4A-3) , putative: MGASGGEDRTTYETSEECEVVESFEGLGLREEILKGIFAYGFDRPSAVQQRAIKPILNGRDVIIQSQSGTGKTCVFCLGALQTVNAASKQTQVLLLSPTRELAEQSQKVCLALGDYCNIEVHCCIGGKRVSDDIKALESGVHIVSGTPGRVNHMIAERHLNTRNIKQLILDEADEMLNRGFKDQVYSIYRYLPPTLQVVLVSATLPQEVVEITHKFMNNPFRVLVKRDELTLEGIKQFFVSVEKEQWKFDTLCDLYESLIITQAVVFCNTREKVDWLAKRMQDSNFTVCKMHGEMSQKERNDIMQQFRRGESRVLISTDIWGRGLDVQQVSLVVNYDLPNSRENYIHRIGRSGRYGRKGVAINFVKDDDIRILRDIEQYYSTQIDEMPMHIAELL; encoded by the exons ATGGGCGCGTCCGGCGGCGAGGACCGTACCACGTACGAGACTTCCGAAGAATGTGAAGTCGTGGAGTCGTTCGAAGGGCTCGGGCTGCGAGAGGAGATCCTGAAGGGCATTTTCGCGTACGGTTTCGACCGGCCGTCGgccgtccagcagcgcgccATCAAGCCCATCCTGAACGGCCGCGACGTGATCATCCAATCGCAAAGTGGAACCGGCAAGACGTGCGTGTTCTGCCTCGGCGCGCTGCAGACGGTGAACGCGGCGTCTAAGCAGAcgcaggtgctgctgctgtcgcCGACACGCGAACTTGCGGAGCAATCGCAGAAGGTGTGCCTCGCGCTCGGGGACTACTGCAACATCGAGGTGCACTGCTGCATCGGTGGCAAGCGCGTATCGGACGACATCAAGGCCCTCGAGTCCGGCGTGCACATAGTCTCCGGCACCCCCGGTCGTGTCAACCACATGATCGCCGAGCGTCACCTCAACACGCGTAACATCAAGCAGCTGATCCTCGACGAGGCCGACGAGATGCTGAACCGTGGGTTCAAGGACCAGGTGTACTCCATCTACAGGTACCTGCCGCCGACCCTGCAGGTGGTGCTGGTCTccgccaccctgccgcagGAGGTGGTGGAGATCACCCACAAGTTCATGAACAACCCGTTCCGCGTGCTTGTGAAGCGTGACGAGCTGACTCTGGAGGGCATAAAGCAGTTTTTCGTGTCCGTGGAGAAGGAGCAGTGGAAGTTCGACACCCTGTGCGACCTGTACGAGTCGCTGATCATCACCCAGGCCGTGGTCTTCTGCAACACGCGGGAGAAGGTCGACTGGCTGGCTAAGCGCATGCAGGACTCGAACTTCACGGTTTGCAAAATGCACGGCGAGATGTCGCAGAAGGAGCGGAACGACATCATGCAGCAGTTCCGTCGCGGCGAGTCCCGCGTGCTGATATCCACCGACATCTGGGGGCGCGGGCTGgacgtgcagcaggtgtCGCTGGTGGTGAACTACGACCTGCCCAACAGCCGTGAGAACTACATCCACCGCATCGGCAGGTCCGGCCGGTACGGCCGCAAGGGTGTTGCGATAAACTTCGTTAAG GACGATGACATTCGCATCCTGCGCGATATCGAGCAGTACTACTCCACGCAAATCGACGAGATGCCCATGCACATCGCTGAATTGCTGTAA